The Lagenorhynchus albirostris chromosome 17, mLagAlb1.1, whole genome shotgun sequence nucleotide sequence GGCGCTGCGCAGGGCCGCCTGGTGGTTCAGGAAGAAGCTGCGGCCAAAGCCACAGGCCTGGAGGTGCAGGGTGCTGAGCAAGGGGCAGGCCCGTAGGATGGAGGCCAAGGCCTGGCCACAGCCATCCCCGAGGGGGTTCATGCTTAAGTCCAGCTCTTCCAAGTTCTGTGGAGACATGGGTTCCCCAGAGGATCTGGTCTGGGCCACCCGGAGCTGGGTATTGGCCAGCACTCTCAACCGCACCTTCCCACCCAGGGATGGGCTAGATGTGGACGTTCAGATGCTGCCCTGGTACCGGTCCGCCGTTCCCCACGCCTCTACCTGCAAGGCGGGCTGCCCCTGGAGACCCACAGCAAGCTGGCGCAGCCCTTCAGCGCCCAGGTGATTGGAGGAGAGGTCGAGGAGGGTCAGGCCGGGCACGGTGTCCAGGGCAGCCAGCAGCTCGGCGACACATCCATCCCCCAGCCGGTTCCCGGCGAGGCGGAGCTCCCGGAGTGCCGAGTGCAGCTTCAGGGCCCGCAGCAGCGGGGTGAGCTGGGCCTGGCGCAGCGCCAGGGAGCAGGCACTGAACGCGGGGCCTGAGCCCTGCTGCTCCATCGCCTGCAGCACGTGCTGGTGCGCCCCTGGAGGGGGGACGTGGCGTCACCAGGGCCAGAGCCTGCCTGTCCTACCCTGTGCATCACGAGAGGCAAACCAGGCAGCCCCTCCTCACTCACGAGCCCTGGGGCTGCCACCAGAGGCCTGTGGACCCCATGGCCCAGGAGCCACGCCGCACAGCCGGTGGGTGGCGCTCATCTACCTCCAGACGGGGCcaatctcccccaccccaccccactaccTACACACAGGGCTGCTAGGTAGGGGAGGAAAAGCCAAGAACAGGTGGGCTGGGAAGGAACCCTGGTGGGCACCTGGGGTCCTGGGAGTTGAGGCCCGCAGACCTGGGAGTGGCACGGGCAGGAGGAGCCCACACACCCAGCCCTCTGCCCAGGCCACCACCGCAGGGCCCCCTGGGCCCTTACCTTGCTCCAGGCTCTGGCAGGCCCGGCGGTAGCGGTCCGTCAGCGGGGGAAGGTCCCACGAAGTCACCTCAGCCAACACCTGGAAAGCACCAACGGTGTGCAGCCCCCAGCACCCAGTATTGGCGAACACCCCGAACTCAGGGCCtggcctgccactcacctcctcaTTGCTCTGCAGCACGTCGGAGATGGGGTCCTGTGGGGCCAGCAGGGCCCCCTCTTTTTGTAGGGAGAGCCGAGGCAGCAGCCCAGAGGCCTGGTAGTAACGCTGGGCGGCCTGCTCAGCCAGCCAGGCCACAGAGTGGGTCTCCCTGCTGTGGGGACAGAGGTCGAGCTGAGTCCTGGACCTGGCCAGGTTCCCGTACATGTTGAGGAGCGGCCCCCGGGGTCCTGCCATCCCAGCTTGGCATCCACAGCTCCCTCGTCtggctccttcctctccccctgcccctatGTGTGACGTGCCAGTGCCCCGTGCACACATGCAGCACCTCCGGGCTGTTTCTAGGGACGCAGGGCCTCCCCGAGCCTGTGTCTGCCATCACCTCCCCCAGCTGCCAGCCCCCGCGAGGTGGGGTATAAAACCAGATGAATTCGCATTGCACATTCCACGCCATCTGCAGCCATGAAGGCCCTCTGCTGCCCCTGGGCACCATCCCCTGGCCCAGAACCCGCAGTGGCGCACAGGGGGCCAGGGGGTGGGAGAAGACAAGTGACACCTTACCTCTGTGGAACGGGGATGAGGAAAAGATTATGCTGAACACGAACTCGAACTCGGATGGGAGGGAGCAGGGCCTGACCCTAGCAGGTGCGGGCAGGGAAAGACAGCCTGAGTCGGAAGACGGagccccctgcccaccaccctcAACCGccccagcctgggaggcagcTCTGCTCCAGGCCTGCACACCCACCAAGGGCTGGCCTGCTGCAGGGCTTCCCCCAATGGGCTCCAAGGCCCTGGGGACATCAGGGCTCCGCGGGGGCTCTGCGGCTGAGCTGCAGGCTCCATCTGCTCTGACCCGTGCACTCCAACTCTTGAGACAGGACAGCCGGCTCTTCCGGGCCCGGGCCCGAGGCCTGATGGCGCTCGCCTCACTGCCTGACCCCGAGGCACTGTGTCTGCTGCCATCCGCACTGCTATGGGGGCGGGGCGGGTAGCTGCCCCCATGACCATGGGCCAGCAGCAAGTCCTCTTCTAGCCAGTCCCCGGCCAAGCACTCCTCCTCAGGGAGGAGTGCTGCCCGGGGGCTGGGGGCCTCGCCGGGGCCTCGAGGGGGGCTGGGGCGCAGGTGGTATCTCTGGGCACTGCCCACACTGCGGATGGCCGCCCGGTAGGCTGCCCAGCCGGCACTCGCAGTGGCTGCCTCTCCGTCACTGGTGGGGCTGGGCATCCGGGGCCTCTTCTGGGGTGGCCGGGGCGGACCTGGGTTTTCCTCCCCATCCGAGCTGCTACCGCTGGCCAGCTTGTGCCTGCTCCTCCAAGGCCTGGCCGCGGCTGGCACCGCCAGCCCCTGGGAGACCCTGGCACTGGCCTGACAGGCTTCTGGGGGTCCTGGGCTGGGACTTGAGGGAGGAGAAGTCTCAGGGTCAAAAACATGGTTACTTGGGACGGTCGGGGGAGCCAGGGAGCTGTGGGGAGCTGCAGAGAGATTGAACCTATTGTGAGGCAGTGCCTGGCAGCATCCCCGCCACCCAGGGCCCGGGGACCCTCAGGCTACGGAGCGAGGTCCTTAGGAGCAGAGAAGGTCCCCGCTTGCCTTGGCCCGAAGAGGCCGCCTGGAGCAGCGTCTCCATGGCAGCAGCCTTCTCTCGCGTCTCGCCATCCAGATCCTTGCAGTACAGCTTCACCCACTGCTGCAGCGTCTCCAGCGGGCTGCGGCCCTGTGGGGTACCCAGCTAAGCAGGGCTGGCAGTGGCAGTACCGCCAACCACGTGCGGCCCACGCCTGCCTGGCCTGCGTCTGTGCTCACCTTCCTGGTTCGAAGAGTGACCGATGCTCCTCGCTCGATGAGCAGCTGGGCCACCTCAAAGTGGCCACAGTTGAGAGCATCGTGCAGGGGAGTGATACCCTCACAGCCTTGGCCACCCGGGTCATCCACCGCGGCCCCGTGGTCCAGCAGGAAACGGACGATGTCTGTGGACGGGGGGTATGAGCCAGCTCCCAGGCCCTTCCTTGGGAGGgaccctttccctctccctatcGTATGCTAGCACCCCGCAGCCCCACACTCACCCAGATGCCCGTAGTTGCAGGCCTCGTGCAAGGGTGTCCAACCACAGTAGTCCCGAGGGTTCAGGGGGTGGCCCTGTGACAAAGAATGGGAAGGAGCCTGGCCCCGAGTAGCCCCCAGCCTGGCCTTGCCCTGGGGCTCTGGAGCCTGAGGAGGGCCCCCGGGGCCCACCCCCGAGCCTGGCCCTGGCCCAGGTCACACCAGAGTGAGGGAGACACTCGCCACAACAAGTACAGAGTCCCCAGTGCCGGCTCCGGCCCCTGTaccctgccctggcccctgggGAGACAGTACCCCAGCGAGAGCCCCTGCTATGGCCGCAGGGTGACTGGGGTGGGGCAGCGGGCCCACCTGCCTCACGAGGTCCTGGACACGGCCCAGCTGGCCCTCGATGCAGGCTCGGTGCAGCAGGGTCTCCCCGACGTCGTTGCGCCGGTTCCACTGTGGGCACAGTCGCCCCGTGAGGGCGTAGGCGTGAGGGGATGGGGGGCACTGGTGGGCACGGGAGGGCGACACGCGCTCAGCCCCTGTGCTCACCTTGCCCACCCTCCGCCGGCCCAGGCAGCCCTGAAGCTCCTCCTCCTCCAACCGCTGGGACCCGTCAACTTCATCCTCTGGAACAGAGCCAGGCCCACCAGCCCAGGTGAGCCTAGCCCCTGCCCCGGCTCCGCTGCGCCCAGGAGCCTGCTCTGTGGGGCAGCCTCCCGCACCCCAGACCTCCGCTGTCTCCTTCCTGGGAAGCATCCTTGTTGGGCCACGTCAGGCCCAGGGTGAAGACAGCTCGCCCCTGGGGCCCAGGCGTCCTCCACCTGCACGACTCCCGGTGCCTCTGCCTTCTCCCGCCTGCTCTCAGCCcgacaccctcccccaccccccgccccggctcCCTCCTgcgcctccttcccttctcctccggGGGTAACTGCCTATACCTATGGGAAAGTCGGAGAGTCGCCTGAAGTTCTCCTTTTCGGGTcctctctccccgcccctcctGCGGACCCTCCCCCACACCTGCATACGAGCCACGCCCAGCTCAGCACCCCGCTAAGGCAAGGCTGAAACTTCCCGGGGGTTTTGGAGGCCCCTCGAGTTCAAAACTGAAGCCACTCCTTCTGGCCTCAGGGACCGTGCAGCCGGGAGCCAGCTGACTGCTGAAGCCCACCCACCGGCCCGCTGCCTGAGCCGGCTTCCGCCACAGCCCACCCTCACAGCCGCCCCTCGGAGCTGAGCACGCTGGCCTCAGGGGAACCGCGCAGGCCCTCGAGGGTCTCGGGACCGCCTGTGGTGCGTTTCCCCAGGTCTGCCCCGAGCCACCTCCCCTGCAGACGCCCGCCAGCCTCCCGGCACCGGCCCCTCCAAGAACATCCCCCCGCTGTGCCCGGCTCCCTGCaacccccccacctccaccctcctccacctgcctcaCCTGCGCCAGTTACCCACCCGGCGCTGGGCTGTTCCCTCCCATCCTGAGGCTGTGAGCAGGACCCACCGGCCCGGCCCCGGCGTCAGGGAGGGAACACCGGGGCTGCCAGCATGGCATCCGAGCCTCACCGCTCTCTGAGAGCTCCACCTCGATGGCCTCCAGGGCGGCAGCATCCCCCTCGTCCCCCTCGTCCTCCTCGTCGTCCTCGTCCCCCTCATCCTCCTCGTCTTCAGCCGCTCTCAGCTCCTGCAGCCTGGCTTCAGTGCCAGGGGCCTCCTGAGGCTGCAGCCTCAGCTGCACCGCGTGGAGGTGCCGTAAGACCTGCCTCTGAGGAGCGGGGGACACCCAGCTCAGGGCCAGAGCAGAGATGGGGACGGGGGACAGGGGGACAGGCGGGCCGCGGGGAAGGTGTACGTGGGGATCCCAGCACGGGTGGGCGGGCTCCCACACCTGCAGCCGCGGCTGCTGGGCTTGCTGCGCACAGCTGAGAGCCTTCTGGAAGCACGGCGCCAGCACCTCGTAAGCATCCCCGGCGTCCTCGCGGGACAGCGCGATGTTCAACCAGGTCTTGGCCTCCTAGAGGAGGAGGCGTGAACTCGGTCGGTGGCGGCCGCCCCCGCACCCAGCTGGCCCCGGCTCCCCATGGCTGCCCACACGAGACAGGAGGACGACAGCCCTCCCGTGCCCATCCCCAAGGGCAGCAGTCCTGGGACAGAGCCCCGGGCAGGGCAGGGCGCCGTGACCCCTCACCTCCAGGGCGCTGCCGTCCCGCAGCCTCAGCTCCTCTTCATAGTGGCGCACGGCCTGGCGGTGGTCCTTCATGTCCCCCAGGGTGGCAGCCAGGGACACGTGGATGACGGCCAGCTCAGGCCCCGGCCTGTTTAGCAGCTCCGCAAACTGCAGCTGGGAAGGCGGCAACAGTGAGGCCAGGGCTGCGCCACACCCCGCAGCCCGCAGCCCACAGCCCCGGTGCCCTCATCCCCGCCCCAGCCCGGGCACGCACCTGCTTCTGGTAGGCCGCGGCAGCCTTGGGGAAGTCGCCCGCCTTGGAGAACAGGTCACCCAGCTGCTCGCAGATGCCCATGGCGCCCCGCGGGTCACTCTCCTCAGActcctccagctgctgctgcAGGCGGACCACCGCGAGCACTGCCAGAAAGAGCCTGGTGCGGGGGCGGCACAGCCTGGGGCCTGGCCCTGTGCCCTTAGGCAGCCAGCCACCTGCCCGAGCCTCCGCTCACCCACTGGTAAGGGGGGTGGTAGGAGGAACTACTTCGTGGGGTCGCAGCAAGAATAGAAGAACCAACTAACGACAAGTCAGGGCAGGGGCTGGTCCGCAGCATGGGGTGGGGGCCTGCTGACCGCCACTTACCAGTCCTGCTAGGCCACACGCACCGTCCACGCTCCCACCCCATTAGGCGGGGCAGCTTTTCTCTAGTTTGCCAACGAAGCTGGCTTGTGCATAGACACTAGTCTCCTGACCACCCTGGGTGCCCCTCTGACACTCTGTGCTGAATGTAGCTCAGAGAAAAATGAGGCCCCTCCCAACAAGAAGTGGGGGGAGACGGGTGCCCTACTGGCGCTGCCACCTCCCAAAGGACACACGCCCAGGCCTCCTCTGCTGAAGGACGGGAGCCCTCCCTACTCCTTCTCAGGGGGTTCAGCACCCCCCCGATCCCCTCCTAGGCTCACCATACTTGAGAGTCCGGCAGACCACTGCCTTCTGCAAAGGCTTCTGGGAACCAAGCCGATAGGCCTTCTTCAAGGCTCTCTTGGCGGCCAAAAAATCCCCTAGGTCTTGGAGGACCTGGAGGGCAAGGGAAGGTGAGGCCCGCAGGCTCCTGAAGGCCCAAGCCCACCCGGGAGCAGAGCCCGGAGCCACCAAGAACCAGCACCTCCGAGAGGAGCAGGCAGCACTCGCTCTCCATGGAGCCCTGCTTCAGGGTGCGTGCGCACTTCCGCGCCCCCTCCAGGCAGCGCATGGCCTGAGAGTGCTGCCCCC carries:
- the TONSL gene encoding tonsoku-like protein; amino-acid sequence: MSLDRELRQLSKAKAKAQRSGQLREEAAVCHQLGELLASHGCYAEALREHQQELQLLESADDPLGCAVAHRKIGERLAEMEDYSAALQHQHRYLELACSLSNHVEQQRAWATIGRTHLDIFDHHQSQDALLQAQGAFEKSLAIVDEKLQGSLAKRELSEMRTRLYLNVGLTCDSLQQAALCHAYFTKSIFLAEQNHLYEDLFRARYNLGAIHWRRGQHSQAMRCLEGARKCARTLKQGSMESECCLLLSEVLQDLGDFLAAKRALKKAYRLGSQKPLQKAVVCRTLKYVLAVVRLQQQLEESEESDPRGAMGICEQLGDLFSKAGDFPKAAAAYQKQLQFAELLNRPGPELAVIHVSLAATLGDMKDHRQAVRHYEEELRLRDGSALEEAKTWLNIALSREDAGDAYEVLAPCFQKALSCAQQAQQPRLQRQVLRHLHAVQLRLQPQEAPGTEARLQELRAAEDEEDEGDEDDEEDEGDEGDAAALEAIEVELSESEDEVDGSQRLEEEELQGCLGRRRVGKWNRRNDVGETLLHRACIEGQLGRVQDLVRQGHPLNPRDYCGWTPLHEACNYGHLDIVRFLLDHGAAVDDPGGQGCEGITPLHDALNCGHFEVAQLLIERGASVTLRTRKGRSPLETLQQWVKLYCKDLDGETREKAAAMETLLQAASSGQAPHSSLAPPTVPSNHVFDPETSPPSSPSPGPPEACQASARVSQGLAVPAAARPWRSRHKLASGSSSDGEENPGPPRPPQKRPRMPSPTSDGEAATASAGWAAYRAAIRSVGSAQRYHLRPSPPRGPGEAPSPRAALLPEEECLAGDWLEEDLLLAHGHGGSYPPRPHSSADGSRHSASGSGSEASAIRPRARARKSRLSCLKSWSARVRADGACSSAAEPPRSPDVPRALEPIGGSPAAGQPLGQALLPPIRVRVRVQHNLFLIPVPQSRETHSVAWLAEQAAQRYYQASGLLPRLSLQKEGALLAPQDPISDVLQSNEEVLAEVTSWDLPPLTDRYRRACQSLEQGAHQHVLQAMEQQGSGPAFSACSLALRQAQLTPLLRALKLHSALRELRLAGNRLGDGCVAELLAALDTVPGLTLLDLSSNHLGAEGLRQLAVGLQGQPALQNLEELDLSMNPLGDGCGQALASILRACPLLSTLHLQACGFGRSFFLNHQAALRSAFQGAKCLKTLSLSYNGLGASALAQALQSLPARTLLRLELSSVAASKSDPGLTEPVVSYLTKEGCALEHLGLSANHLGDEAVRDLSRCLPLCPSLVSLDLSANPKISCAGLEELLSALQGRPQGLSFLGLSGCAVQGPLGLRLWDNLTVQLQELQLCSRRLSAEDRDALHQLLPSQLGPKACTLDRGPKLFFRHL